In Symmachiella dynata, the following are encoded in one genomic region:
- a CDS encoding M20 family metallopeptidase: MPISAETLQLIRQTVNRDRLLATARRLVDIPSPTCEAGAVADALAALLVEEGFQVERPQAAWPTSPAVVVRWDTGKPGRTLQFNGHLDTVHLPFAPSAVDGNRLTGSGASDMKAGVAAMVEALRVVRDSAVLGGGGILLTAHDLHEAPWGDCRQLNQLIDDGYVGEGVLIPEYTHDVLPVIGRGNAHLKIKISRPGEPVHEVFRPREEPNVLQVGAQLVQRLLDWNVELEKNSHPLAGCESAFVGMLNCGEMYNQYPQTCELQGTLRWLPGHAWEEVRRDYRALVADVAAKTGATIDAEFLLIRDAFELDEHSDLAATFQKVYANVTGKQLPIGAKPFVDDGSCFWQKKGIAAITHGPEAGGAHTTSEWVNIDDLVRVAVVYAATAVGFCE, translated from the coding sequence ATGCCGATTTCCGCTGAAACGTTGCAACTCATTCGTCAAACTGTAAATCGTGACCGGTTGTTAGCGACGGCGCGACGATTGGTTGATATTCCCAGCCCCACCTGCGAAGCGGGTGCCGTGGCCGATGCGCTGGCGGCTTTGCTTGTGGAGGAGGGATTCCAGGTGGAGCGTCCGCAGGCAGCGTGGCCGACATCGCCGGCCGTTGTGGTGCGGTGGGATACGGGGAAACCGGGCCGGACGTTGCAGTTCAACGGGCATCTGGACACGGTGCACTTGCCGTTCGCTCCGTCGGCCGTTGATGGGAACCGTTTGACCGGGAGCGGGGCGAGCGACATGAAAGCGGGCGTAGCTGCCATGGTCGAAGCGCTGCGCGTCGTCCGCGATTCGGCGGTTTTGGGTGGCGGCGGAATATTGCTGACCGCACACGATCTGCACGAAGCGCCGTGGGGAGATTGTCGGCAGTTGAATCAGTTGATCGACGACGGGTATGTGGGGGAGGGCGTATTGATTCCCGAATATACGCACGACGTCTTGCCGGTAATCGGTCGCGGGAATGCGCATTTGAAAATCAAAATCAGCCGACCGGGAGAGCCGGTGCATGAAGTCTTTCGTCCGCGCGAAGAACCAAACGTGCTACAGGTCGGAGCGCAATTAGTGCAACGGTTATTGGACTGGAACGTGGAGCTGGAAAAGAACAGTCATCCGCTGGCAGGTTGCGAAAGCGCGTTTGTAGGGATGCTGAATTGTGGGGAGATGTACAACCAATATCCACAAACCTGCGAGTTGCAGGGAACGCTGCGATGGTTGCCGGGGCATGCCTGGGAAGAGGTTCGCCGCGACTACCGGGCGTTGGTTGCAGATGTCGCCGCAAAGACGGGAGCGACGATCGATGCCGAGTTTTTGCTGATTCGCGACGCGTTCGAACTCGACGAGCACAGTGATCTGGCTGCGACGTTTCAGAAAGTTTACGCGAACGTCACGGGCAAACAACTGCCGATCGGGGCTAAGCCATTCGTCGACGACGGGAGTTGCTTCTGGCAAAAAAAAGGAATCGCGGCCATCACGCACGGGCCGGAGGCGGGAGGCGCGCACACGACGAGCGAGTGGGTGAACATCGACGATCTGGTCCGCGTGGCAGTGGTCTATGCAGCAACCGCGGTCGGGTTTTGTGAATGA
- a CDS encoding SDR family oxidoreductase, with protein MTIPPCTDSMLKDGTFDGKTIIVTGGGTGLGRSMGQYIAQLGGNLVICGRRADVIAESAAEMAEATGANVMGQACDVRDPEQVEALIDAAIEKFGSVEGLINNAAGNFICPTERLSYNAFNTIVDIVLRGTSNCTLAMGKRWIEAEQRGSFLNIVTTYAWTGSGYVVPSAVSKAGVLALTRSLASEWGKYGIRLNAVAPGPFPTEGAWSRLMPDALKETFDASHRIPVGRVGEHQELANLAAYLMSDYSAYINGDCITIDGGEWVRAAGQFNGLEAVSSEQWDQLQASMKPKKG; from the coding sequence ATGACTATTCCTCCCTGTACAGACTCCATGCTCAAAGACGGCACGTTCGATGGAAAAACAATCATCGTCACCGGCGGCGGCACCGGCCTGGGACGCTCGATGGGCCAATATATAGCCCAATTGGGTGGAAATCTGGTCATCTGTGGTCGCCGGGCAGATGTGATTGCCGAATCGGCCGCCGAAATGGCTGAAGCCACTGGGGCGAACGTTATGGGACAAGCGTGTGATGTTCGCGATCCTGAACAGGTCGAGGCACTCATTGATGCGGCAATCGAGAAGTTCGGCTCGGTCGAGGGACTGATCAATAACGCAGCGGGCAACTTCATCTGCCCCACCGAACGGCTGTCCTACAACGCTTTCAACACGATTGTCGATATTGTCTTACGCGGAACCAGCAACTGCACATTGGCGATGGGAAAACGTTGGATCGAAGCCGAGCAACGGGGGAGCTTTTTAAACATCGTCACCACGTACGCCTGGACTGGTTCGGGATATGTCGTCCCCTCGGCCGTTTCCAAGGCCGGAGTCTTGGCACTGACTCGTTCGCTGGCGTCGGAATGGGGCAAGTATGGTATTCGCTTAAACGCCGTCGCTCCCGGCCCATTTCCCACCGAAGGGGCTTGGTCGCGCTTGATGCCGGACGCACTCAAGGAGACGTTTGACGCATCCCACCGCATCCCCGTTGGCCGCGTCGGTGAACATCAGGAACTGGCCAACCTGGCCGCCTATTTAATGTCCGACTACAGCGCTTACATCAACGGCGATTGCATCACCATCGACGGCGGAGAATGGGTCCGCGCCGCTGGACAATTCAACGGCCTCGAAGCCGTCTCGTCCGAACAATGGGACCAGCTGCAAGCCTCCATGAAACCCAAGAAGGGTTAA
- a CDS encoding penicillin acylase family protein gives MQFSTEDLLRRLGSGETIETLCCELQMNSGQFQEWWANETKRRLSPNPETVPAPISATTKIHRDDRGIPHIVAENDVDLFVGYGYAMAADRLFQLDNLRRKSSGRLAEVVGEAAVDLDLTARTIGFRAIAEAQWQQLPSQTRTLLTAFTAGINAHIEAVGDLLPIEFALLDYQPEPWTEVDSLAIEIELQWYLTGRFRVIAIPELVKRQLGNGPLYRDFLLGEADDEAMLPHGAYPATATGDVEPVGVVQGSPFEAHGSNNWVLAGNKTVSGKPLLASDPHIAFAAVSCWYEAHLCGGSFNVAGMTYIGMPAMMFGQNEYVAWGCTNNLCSQRDLYQEQTDPDHPGAFLYDGKWDPAQELTETIVVKDAEPIHKTIQFSRNGPIVNDILPTAARDTGPVSLRWLGRHSSGWLTALLQMNQAKSVDGLFAASRPWHVPTFAVVAADDQGHIGFQATGRIPQRKLNERGYRPGWDPEHQWTGLIPFEQMPHWSDPDRGWICTANNRVADDDFPYPLYGTWSSCQRARRIRQMIESKPQLSRDDMAAMQVDSLSLRAVDCVPPLVAILESHSTPAFTQAIDVLSEWNCRCDPQEVAPTLFNAFFVNWCQTVASERFEGEVADFVAGAASGIASRLLAADSNGWFHRRNRTEAVVDTFRITLAELAEKMGPELETWRWERWHRMPLRHVLSQIGDLGVLLNHGDVPVPGDMTTVGNTGYSPDGRAVTGSGYRMIADFDQAAPVLFAQDAQSQSGQPGSPHYDDQLADWLDKKYHSLPLSPAAVEQAACSTVTLTAEK, from the coding sequence ATGCAATTCTCTACGGAAGACTTGCTACGTCGTTTGGGTTCCGGTGAAACGATTGAAACGCTTTGCTGCGAGTTGCAGATGAACAGCGGTCAATTCCAAGAGTGGTGGGCCAATGAGACAAAGCGGCGATTATCGCCGAATCCCGAAACCGTACCGGCGCCAATTTCTGCTACGACAAAGATCCACCGCGATGATCGTGGTATTCCGCACATTGTTGCCGAAAATGATGTCGATCTGTTCGTCGGCTACGGCTACGCGATGGCGGCCGACCGGCTGTTTCAACTCGACAACCTTCGCCGTAAAAGCTCTGGGCGATTAGCGGAAGTTGTTGGTGAAGCCGCCGTTGATCTCGACCTGACCGCACGCACCATCGGCTTTCGTGCCATTGCGGAGGCACAATGGCAACAGCTTCCCAGCCAAACACGGACTCTGCTTACCGCCTTTACCGCCGGGATCAATGCGCATATCGAAGCCGTGGGAGATTTACTGCCGATTGAGTTTGCTCTGCTCGATTACCAGCCCGAGCCTTGGACCGAAGTTGATTCGCTGGCAATCGAAATCGAATTGCAGTGGTACCTCACCGGACGCTTCCGCGTGATTGCCATTCCGGAATTGGTCAAACGACAACTGGGCAACGGCCCGTTGTATCGCGACTTTCTGTTGGGTGAAGCAGACGACGAAGCCATGCTGCCCCACGGCGCGTACCCGGCCACGGCAACGGGAGATGTGGAGCCGGTCGGTGTCGTGCAAGGGTCCCCCTTTGAAGCACATGGCAGCAACAATTGGGTTTTGGCCGGAAACAAAACCGTCTCAGGAAAACCGCTGTTGGCCAGCGACCCGCATATTGCGTTCGCGGCGGTCTCTTGTTGGTACGAAGCCCACTTGTGCGGCGGTTCGTTCAACGTGGCCGGCATGACCTATATTGGCATGCCGGCAATGATGTTCGGTCAAAACGAATACGTCGCCTGGGGTTGCACGAACAACCTCTGCTCACAGCGAGACCTATATCAAGAACAAACCGATCCCGATCATCCCGGCGCATTTCTCTACGATGGAAAATGGGATCCGGCGCAGGAATTGACAGAAACGATCGTTGTCAAAGATGCAGAGCCGATTCACAAGACAATCCAGTTTAGTCGTAACGGCCCCATCGTGAATGACATTCTGCCGACTGCCGCGAGGGATACCGGCCCGGTTTCCTTGCGCTGGTTGGGACGGCATAGTAGTGGTTGGCTGACCGCGTTGTTGCAAATGAATCAAGCGAAAAGCGTGGACGGATTATTCGCCGCTTCGCGGCCGTGGCATGTCCCGACATTCGCCGTCGTGGCGGCCGACGATCAGGGACACATCGGTTTTCAAGCCACCGGGCGAATTCCTCAGCGAAAACTCAACGAACGAGGATATCGTCCCGGCTGGGACCCTGAGCACCAATGGACCGGCCTGATTCCGTTTGAGCAGATGCCGCATTGGTCCGATCCTGATCGAGGTTGGATCTGCACCGCCAACAACCGAGTTGCCGATGACGACTTTCCCTACCCGCTATACGGAACGTGGAGTAGTTGCCAGCGTGCGCGTCGCATCCGCCAAATGATCGAATCCAAACCGCAACTCTCGCGTGATGACATGGCCGCCATGCAGGTTGACTCGCTGTCGCTGCGGGCGGTCGACTGCGTTCCGCCGTTAGTCGCGATCCTCGAATCACACTCCACCCCCGCATTCACACAAGCCATCGACGTGCTGAGCGAATGGAATTGTCGTTGCGACCCGCAAGAAGTCGCCCCCACTTTGTTCAACGCCTTTTTTGTGAATTGGTGTCAGACGGTCGCTAGCGAACGCTTTGAGGGCGAGGTTGCTGATTTTGTCGCCGGTGCAGCTTCCGGTATCGCGTCGAGACTGTTGGCCGCCGATAGTAACGGCTGGTTTCATCGCCGTAATCGGACTGAGGCCGTCGTGGACACGTTCAGAATAACGCTCGCTGAACTTGCTGAAAAAATGGGGCCGGAGTTGGAGACGTGGCGGTGGGAACGTTGGCACCGCATGCCGCTGCGGCATGTCCTCAGCCAGATCGGCGACTTGGGAGTGTTGCTCAATCATGGCGATGTCCCGGTGCCCGGTGATATGACGACCGTTGGCAACACCGGTTACAGCCCCGATGGCCGCGCAGTGACCGGTAGCGGCTATCGAATGATTGCCGATTTTGACCAAGCAGCCCCCGTGCTTTTTGCGCAAGACGCGCAAAGCCAATCAGGTCAACCGGGCAGCCCGCATTACGACGATCAACTCGCCGACTGGTTGGATAAAAAATACCACAGCCTCCCCTTGTCGCCCGCAGCTGTGGAACAAGCGGCCTGCTCGACCGTTACTTTGACTGCAGAAAAATAG
- a CDS encoding DUF309 domain-containing protein produces the protein MPQIDTSIPRMLPAADLPGYTYIPGTVTPHPIRDPRGHSHGKKGPPPPPLKAEGWADSRNYLVAIDLFNIGYYWEAHEEWERLWRATGPDTLVGRFLKGLIKLSAAGVKVRENSLHGVRRHAASAGEVFADVAAEVGEDYFCGLEFTVLQYAADRAAQLVYKSDLPAGVPLRVFPFLLEPQPFPFS, from the coding sequence ATGCCCCAAATTGACACATCGATTCCGCGGATGTTGCCCGCGGCAGATTTGCCGGGATATACGTATATCCCGGGGACCGTGACCCCGCATCCGATTCGTGATCCCCGCGGGCACAGCCATGGTAAAAAAGGTCCCCCCCCGCCGCCGCTTAAGGCCGAGGGCTGGGCTGATAGTCGCAATTACCTGGTGGCCATCGATCTGTTTAACATCGGATATTATTGGGAAGCCCACGAAGAGTGGGAGCGTCTGTGGCGGGCCACCGGCCCCGATACGCTGGTTGGCCGGTTTCTCAAAGGGTTGATCAAACTTTCCGCCGCCGGCGTCAAAGTTCGCGAAAACAGCTTGCACGGTGTCCGTCGGCACGCAGCCTCAGCCGGCGAAGTTTTTGCCGATGTGGCCGCCGAAGTTGGTGAGGATTACTTCTGCGGACTGGAATTCACCGTGTTGCAATACGCAGCCGATCGTGCCGCCCAATTGGTTTACAAAAGCGATCTGCCGGCCGGCGTGCCGTTGCGGGTCTTTCCGTTTTTGCTTGAACCACAACCCTTCCCGTTTTCGTAA
- a CDS encoding SufE family protein, which translates to MKKVRGCGRLKLGELLEEFDGLDPEESLQTLIEMSQDLPELSPERAAEREDTRRLVKECQTPVYLWVDVVDGHAQLEAYVTERSPTVRGYVSMLVEGLSGVPATDVASVPEDLLGQLGLAETLGMTRRRGFTGLMRRIKREVAEQVAG; encoded by the coding sequence ATGAAAAAAGTGCGGGGGTGCGGACGATTGAAGTTAGGTGAATTATTAGAAGAGTTCGACGGCCTGGATCCCGAAGAATCTCTGCAGACGTTGATTGAGATGTCCCAGGATCTGCCGGAGTTATCGCCCGAGCGGGCAGCGGAGCGGGAGGATACCCGTCGCTTGGTCAAGGAATGCCAAACCCCGGTTTATTTATGGGTCGACGTGGTGGACGGTCACGCGCAGTTGGAGGCTTACGTCACGGAGCGGTCTCCTACGGTTCGTGGTTATGTCTCGATGTTAGTGGAAGGACTCTCAGGCGTGCCGGCTACGGATGTGGCCAGCGTTCCGGAGGATTTGTTAGGCCAGTTGGGCTTGGCGGAAACTTTGGGAATGACGCGCCGTCGCGGTTTTACGGGTCTGATGCGAAGGATCAAGCGTGAAGTGGCCGAGCAGGTTGCCGGGTAA
- a CDS encoding DUF1569 domain-containing protein produces MTATLQATGRRELHYGNLNDIVTDAESLAAGEYQTLGEWSFGQILEHLAVSLDCSFDGFPFQAPWFLRKLVAPFIKNGFITKPMRAGFKLPANAGALAPGDVSVAEGLAHLKKAVARYETETPNVHHPVFGRMARQEWVSLGLRHAELHMSFVVPVSD; encoded by the coding sequence ATGACGGCCACTCTACAAGCCACCGGTCGCCGCGAATTGCATTATGGCAATCTCAACGACATTGTCACCGATGCGGAGAGCCTCGCGGCGGGGGAATACCAGACGTTGGGGGAGTGGTCGTTCGGGCAAATCCTGGAACACTTGGCGGTGTCGTTGGACTGTTCGTTTGACGGCTTTCCGTTTCAAGCACCCTGGTTTTTGCGAAAGTTGGTGGCGCCGTTTATCAAAAATGGTTTCATCACAAAGCCGATGCGGGCAGGCTTCAAACTGCCGGCCAATGCAGGAGCATTGGCACCGGGAGACGTTTCGGTGGCGGAAGGTTTAGCGCATTTGAAAAAAGCAGTCGCTCGTTATGAAACGGAAACGCCCAACGTCCACCACCCGGTCTTTGGCAGAATGGCCCGGCAAGAGTGGGTCTCACTTGGTCTGCGGCATGCTGAGTTGCATATGAGTTTTGTGGTACCTGTCAGCGATTGA
- the rdgB gene encoding RdgB/HAM1 family non-canonical purine NTP pyrophosphatase produces MTDKPQIVLGSRNLKKSGEIKDLLAPHGIDVISVAEVADLAEVVEDGASFAENAAKKAREPALELSRWVLAEDSGLMVDALEGRPGIYSARYAGENASDQENNDKLLMELADVPPARRSAGYVCSIALSDPEGQIRLTAEASCRGQIIDSPRGSNGFGYDPLFMVPEYHRTFGELDAVVKQRLSHRARAFARFIPRLVALFRGDC; encoded by the coding sequence ATGACTGACAAACCACAGATTGTTCTCGGCAGCCGAAATCTCAAGAAGAGCGGCGAGATCAAGGATCTTTTGGCGCCACACGGCATCGATGTTATCAGCGTTGCCGAAGTGGCCGATCTTGCAGAGGTCGTCGAGGATGGAGCGTCGTTTGCTGAGAACGCCGCCAAGAAAGCCCGGGAACCGGCGTTGGAATTGTCGCGGTGGGTGTTGGCCGAAGATAGCGGGTTGATGGTCGATGCCTTGGAGGGTCGTCCGGGAATTTACTCGGCCCGCTATGCCGGTGAAAATGCCAGCGACCAAGAAAACAACGACAAGTTGTTAATGGAGTTGGCCGACGTCCCCCCGGCTCGGCGCTCTGCCGGTTATGTGTGTAGTATTGCTTTGTCCGATCCTGAGGGGCAGATCCGTCTCACCGCCGAAGCGAGCTGTCGCGGACAGATTATCGACAGTCCCCGCGGGAGCAATGGGTTTGGCTACGATCCGCTGTTTATGGTTCCCGAATACCATCGTACCTTCGGCGAACTGGACGCGGTCGTCAAGCAACGCCTCAGTCATCGCGCGCGGGCCTTTGCCCGTTTCATCCCGCGACTGGTGGCACTCTTCCGGGGCGATTGCTAA
- the typA gene encoding translational GTPase TypA: protein MRRTDLRNIAIIAHVDHGKTTLVDALLRQSGQFRDAQLQEDCILDSNDLERERGITILAKNIAINYEGVKINIIDTPGHADFGGEVERVLKMADGAILLVDSFEGPRPQTRFVLSKALECGLKPVVVINKIDRPDCRPDEVLSQVFDLLVELGADDETLDFPYVYASAREGYATHDPNEKTESIHPVLDMVIDNIPGPKVDAEAPFQMMVTTIAWSEYVGRVAIGRINCGEVSNGDKVAVLKGGGSQVAGEVVNLQLFDKLGRTDAETATAGDIVALTGLPDPEIGDTVCHPEHPNPLERVAVDEPTLSMMFTINSSPLAGREGKFVTSRHLRARLMKELESNVALRVEEADQNDAFMVSGRGLLHLSILIEQMRREGYELSVGKPQVIRKEIDGKWHEPFESLEVDVPANVVGSVMEMVGARRGQMEEMSAGSTGMTHVRFSIPARGLIGLRTRVLNATKGEAIMHHRFESFKRCEGEIPRRPNGVLVSQENGKVVGYALWKLQERADMFVSPGDDCYEGMIIGENSRDCDMVVNPIREKKLSNVRSSGADDAILLRPPRKMSLEMALEYIEEDEFVEITPGCIRLRKIVLTENGRKRQGRSKTA from the coding sequence ATGCGACGCACCGACCTTCGTAACATCGCCATTATTGCGCACGTTGATCATGGGAAAACAACCCTCGTCGACGCACTCTTACGTCAAAGCGGACAATTTCGTGATGCGCAACTCCAAGAAGATTGCATCCTCGATTCCAATGACTTGGAACGCGAACGGGGCATCACGATTCTGGCCAAGAACATCGCCATCAACTACGAAGGCGTGAAGATCAACATCATCGATACCCCGGGACACGCTGACTTTGGCGGCGAAGTCGAGCGGGTGTTGAAGATGGCTGATGGAGCCATTCTGTTGGTCGACTCCTTCGAGGGGCCGCGACCGCAGACACGTTTTGTGCTCAGCAAAGCTTTGGAATGTGGATTGAAGCCGGTTGTGGTCATCAACAAAATTGACCGTCCCGACTGCCGTCCCGACGAGGTGTTGTCGCAAGTATTCGACTTGTTAGTGGAACTCGGAGCGGACGATGAAACGTTGGATTTCCCCTACGTTTACGCCAGTGCCCGCGAAGGCTATGCCACACACGATCCCAACGAGAAGACCGAATCGATTCACCCCGTGCTGGACATGGTGATCGACAATATTCCGGGACCCAAAGTCGACGCCGAAGCGCCGTTTCAAATGATGGTCACCACGATCGCTTGGTCGGAATACGTGGGACGCGTTGCAATTGGCCGCATCAATTGCGGTGAAGTTTCAAACGGTGACAAAGTGGCCGTCCTCAAAGGAGGCGGTAGCCAAGTGGCCGGTGAGGTCGTGAATCTGCAACTGTTCGACAAATTGGGACGTACCGATGCTGAAACGGCGACTGCGGGTGACATCGTCGCCTTGACCGGTCTGCCCGATCCGGAAATCGGCGATACCGTCTGTCATCCCGAACATCCCAACCCGCTGGAACGGGTAGCTGTCGACGAGCCGACACTCTCGATGATGTTTACCATCAATTCGTCGCCGTTGGCCGGACGTGAAGGAAAATTCGTCACCAGCCGCCATCTGCGGGCGCGGTTGATGAAGGAATTGGAATCAAACGTCGCCTTGCGGGTCGAAGAAGCGGATCAGAACGACGCCTTTATGGTCTCCGGTCGGGGATTGTTGCACCTTTCGATTTTGATCGAGCAGATGCGGCGCGAAGGATACGAATTGTCGGTCGGCAAGCCACAGGTAATTCGCAAAGAGATCGACGGCAAATGGCACGAACCGTTTGAAAGCCTGGAAGTCGATGTGCCTGCCAACGTGGTGGGTTCGGTGATGGAAATGGTGGGCGCCCGTCGTGGTCAAATGGAGGAGATGTCGGCCGGTTCGACCGGGATGACACACGTGCGATTTTCGATTCCCGCACGCGGACTCATTGGACTGCGGACACGCGTGCTGAACGCCACCAAGGGCGAAGCGATCATGCACCACCGTTTCGAAAGCTTCAAACGCTGCGAAGGAGAAATCCCACGGCGTCCCAACGGCGTGCTGGTTTCACAGGAAAACGGCAAGGTCGTCGGTTATGCCTTGTGGAAACTGCAGGAACGGGCCGACATGTTTGTGTCGCCAGGCGATGATTGTTACGAAGGCATGATCATCGGTGAAAACTCCCGCGATTGCGACATGGTCGTCAATCCGATTCGCGAAAAGAAACTGTCCAATGTCCGTTCCTCAGGCGCCGACGACGCAATTTTGTTGCGGCCGCCGCGGAAAATGTCATTGGAAATGGCACTAGAATATATCGAAGAAGATGAGTTCGTAGAAATTACGCCGGGCTGCATTCGCCTGCGTAAGATCGTACTCACCGAGAACGGCCGTAAACGACAAGGACGCAGCAAGACGGCCTAA
- a CDS encoding (5-formylfuran-3-yl)methyl phosphate synthase, with translation MPPQLLVSVRNGIEAEAALQGGCDILDIKEPARGSLGMADMAAISAVAEVVGQQPDDVALSAALGETTDWYAAAPPALPAGINYAKLGTAGLRPDLDWQQRWSEVRRQFDLAADRDIAWIAVAYIDWELANSPPPLEIVAAATEAGCAGVLFDTFAKTGRGLFDWLSETQLRGLVNDIHAAGQLVAVAGQITAENVPALIDFAPDIIAIRSAACAGGQRTNAIEAEAIRHFKTAMHNAAISH, from the coding sequence ATGCCGCCGCAATTATTGGTTAGTGTTCGCAACGGAATTGAGGCAGAAGCGGCGCTTCAGGGGGGATGTGACATCCTGGACATCAAAGAACCGGCACGCGGCTCGCTGGGAATGGCCGATATGGCGGCGATTTCAGCGGTTGCCGAAGTAGTTGGGCAACAGCCAGACGATGTTGCTTTGAGTGCAGCCCTGGGGGAGACCACCGATTGGTACGCGGCAGCCCCCCCTGCTCTGCCGGCCGGAATCAACTATGCCAAACTTGGCACCGCCGGCTTGCGTCCGGATTTGGATTGGCAACAGCGTTGGAGCGAGGTCCGTCGCCAATTCGATTTGGCCGCCGATCGGGACATCGCCTGGATCGCAGTTGCCTATATTGACTGGGAACTGGCCAACAGCCCTCCGCCGCTGGAGATCGTCGCTGCGGCTACCGAAGCAGGCTGCGCCGGGGTGTTGTTCGACACCTTCGCAAAAACAGGTCGCGGACTCTTCGATTGGCTTTCGGAAACCCAACTACGCGGTTTGGTGAACGACATCCATGCAGCCGGCCAACTGGTGGCGGTCGCGGGACAAATCACGGCTGAAAACGTCCCGGCGCTGATCGACTTTGCCCCCGACATCATCGCCATCCGCTCCGCCGCCTGCGCCGGGGGACAACGCACGAATGCCATCGAGGCAGAGGCCATTCGGCACTTCAAAACAGCGATGCACAACGCCGCAATCTCGCACTAA